GGCCGTAAACCACCGGTTCTGGTACGGTGGGGACTTGGGGAGACACGCGTTGCTGCAGTACAGCAAGAATTATCTGACAGAGATGAGACTTTACGACAGTTAAAGGTCCATCTAGTGCGAGCTCAGGAGCGCATGAGGGGACAAGCTAACGCCAAGCGTGTGGACAAGTCATTCACGGTTGGAGAATGGGTGTTTGTCAAATTGAGAGCTCATCGCCAGAATTCAGTGGTAACCCGTGCGCAACCTAAGCTAGCTGCACGCTACTATGGGCCGTATCCGATTGAAAAACGAATTGGAGCAGTAGCCTACCGTCTGAAACTGCCCCCAGGGTCAAAAGTGCACCCTGTGTTTCATGTTTCGCTGTTGAAGAAAGCGGTAGGGGAGTATGCAGAGGACACCGAGCTGCCTGAGAATTTGGCAGGGGAAGATGACCCTTTAGCTCAACCAGAGAAGATTATAGCTGTTCGCTCCACCATCCGACAAGGGGTAAACATTCCTCAAGTGCTAATTCAGTGGAAGCAAGGCACATGTGAAGAAGCTACATGGGAAGATACGACTACGATCAGAAGCCAGTACCCTGAGtttcaccttgaggacaaggttcaAGAATTAGAAGTGGGTATTGATAGAGCTGGTTTGCCTGATGGGCCTAATGAAGTATTGATCCACCAAGGACCAAGTGGGCCAAGAGTCTGGAGGGTTTATTCGAGGAGGGGCAAGAAGGGAACATCAGGGTAATTAAGCTAACAgaatagagagagagtaagGAAGATTGTATAATCCACCTTATAAGGAAAATAGAGAGAGGTTGAGAGGTTATCCATGCATTTTGTTAGTTAAGTGTCAAGATGAGGTAGCTGTGAGCTTCCTCTAGGAGCAGTGCTCTGGTCAGAATTGGATTCCATTCCTTCTCTGTATTTTCTTTTTACAACCATTAataaacaatcttgttgatttaCTGTGTTATTCCTTCTGGTTGTCACTTGTTGGGATTTCCTATCCTAACACCCTCCCTCACTTATCATCAACAATAacatcatcataatctcaataTGTTTAGGTAGTAGTTGTTAGACATAAACATAAAGGGAAAGTAGATTAATGTGAAATCAGAAATCACCAAGCATTAATTATAATGTGGTCCAATTTGCTGAAAATGGGAGTTTGACTTTCATTAGTGACAGTGTAAGATTTGATTGGTTTTCCACctgattttgattgatttgattattttggTTGACTATAAGGAACTtaagttttggaaaaaaaatatgatcaGACAAGCGATCAACCCACTCAGAgagtgttttgatgagtagagaACGGTAGTGTATGTGGGCATGCAGCAACATTTCGTACTTCGGGATCGTTCCTCCATTGTTTGGGTATGTCGAGGGTGGAACCAACAAAAGACACTTTAGCGCTCAAGTTAGAATGTGAGTAAGAAGCAAGAGAGTAGTGTGCAGCATTTAGGGGTGAGTTCAAGGATTCTGAGGTTGAGAGTCGGAGATTGAATGATTGGCATGATGGGCACGAGGTACTTTGATACAGGAAGTCTGTTGCATTTGTTTACATGTCTTTCGATCGGAGGGGAAGGAAGGTCTTTTCTTATTGTACCAAGTTTTTTGAGCGTCGCGCTCATTCCTTGGGCATAAGAGGGAGTTGGGTTTGACACCCCACttatggggcttggcaccccactttatcaaatacggaatttaaagttccgtattctccatattgaatacggaacttaaaattccgtactgtatttaagtatgcgtgtcacattttcaaccattcattatatactaaaatagatacggaattttattttccgtattgatatggaaatttaaattccgtatctgttttagtggggtgcaaagcctaaggggtggggctccaaacccaactcccggcATAAGACCATGACTCTGGTGGGTACTATAGGCTTTTCACACACATTAGGTTATCTAGTCACGAGTTGCGTTTAGCAAATATGTTTGGGgactttatttttttcatcatAAGATTTTCCCAAGTTATGAAGCGGAACCGAGTTGGTTGCGTTTTCATCAATTGGTAACCACTCTAATCGTGGTCGTTTCCTAGTGATCGACAAAGTCAAACGGTGGGGGGCGAACTTTGGCAGTAAGATTTTCCAAGCGTATGCGACATGTTGTCCTTGCGCATCCTCTGGTTTCTCGGTTTAAGGAGTAAGTGGTTTTACCCTTGGCTCTTGGTGGTGTTGCCACCGGTGTTGTACAATTGGCATCATGCATATACAAGTGTCATTTACTAGGTACCGAAATTGTACTCCTCTAACTCTTGGCATCATCGAGAGCTAATGGCAAGAGGTATAAGAACCAATGATTAGTTGTAGTCAATTACTAGGAACCGGAACAAATGTCTATGGCCATTCTGAAATCATTTTATGTCTATTTGGATTAGGTTTTGTAgttgtgatgtgattagaagcctcagaaaagagaaaatgagaagaGAGTGACTTCATCGGTTACAAAGGCGATGATGTAAAGGACTTCAACGACATTCAACGATGCAAACTCTAGAGTATGTTACATGTTTCAAGTGTTACGGTTGATTCTATAATGCCATACCCAAATTCTAGGTGTTTTTGATGTTTTTGTTACAATTCATTCTAGCTTCAAAATCAACTCTAACTTTTACAAGGGACCTAATCAGTTGTTGGATTTTATAATTGGATTTCATACATTATCCTACACCATAAGtgtattaaatataaattatttcattttcaactcatctttattatattaattttgttcataattaattgtgatAACATTGATCCGAtgttacataatttttttataagcaaatgttagttgttagtaaatgaTTTCCTTTAACAGTAACAGGTTTGAACCCTGACTCTttcacccttcacccttcatttcCCCAACTCTTATATTTCCTAACTCTAGCCACTTAAGCTAACCCTCAAAGACATTCGATGTTACGTAGTAATTTGACCTGTTATAAAACAACATAGTAATTTGACAAAAGCATATCCTTTCTCTCGGTCAAAGGATTTGTCAAACCGGACAAGCTATTCCTTTCAACCAACCAAGCAAAACCCATAGTTTTGTCTTAAAGGCCTTAGAATCCTGAACATATGTCAAAGAAGTGCAAGACCAGTGAAAACGGAACATCAAACCCCATCCACCAACTCTTTTAAATAAAATGCTGAAGGTTATTCttcaaagaaaattaaattcctATATATCTTCCTTTTAATTTATTAACTAATATACATTGAAAACTGAAGATTTGAACATTGTTTGGTCCTTTGGTTCTTTGGTTTTATATTTTTCCAGTGCCATTACTCTTGCTGTACTATGTTAACCTTCCTCTCAAGCAACATTTATGCTGCCACAATGATCCGCCACactgttgaaacttgaaagggaAACCATTGAAAATGAACACCCTAATTAACATGGTTAATTATCCGTTAGTGTTTGGATAAGCTCCTCtctcatcagaatcaattctgacacttAAAAGTTCTTTCCAAAGGTTTCTATCCATTATTGATTTTGCAGAACCAACTGTAGAATAATTCTCGTACATGCACCCTAATGTTTTATGAGAAAGCGGATAGAGGGAATCAATTCAAACATGTGAATTCTTCCAAGGGTCAGAATTTTCAGGGTAAAGAATTGTGACTTCCATTCTCCTCTCTGCAACCGTAGATGCTTTTTCCATCCCTCACCCAATGCAAAAAATGCATAACCCATTTCCTGTATGCCAGAGAGCCACACAGAGAGTGCAGAACAAAGCTACTAGAAAATtcagttatatatttttgtATGGACAGTGCCTTCTTTATGCCATACAGAATTAGCTTTTGTGTATATTCAAAATTATTCAACATAAGTAATGAGATTAAACCAATCCAAATAAGAATAATAAATTCAAAATTCACTTCAACATAACCCTAAATGGTTAGATGAGTGGAGCGCGATAACATCTCATATTTGACAGATAACTTTAATCGTTTTGTTATGTTCCTTTAAAGTGAAGTAAATGTAAGTcattcataaatattttttgagTGAGACAGATTTCTCCGTCCTGTACTAGAACATCATCATCCACCCTAAATTTgtattaccaaaaaaaaaattcattcaaaatGAATAGTCAACTAGCTCCAGTTCCACTCCCCTGAGACAGACCTTTAAACCAACCAAACAGAGCCAGCAATATCCAGAATGCTTCAACCTTCAAACTTCAATGTAATCCACTATCTAGCACTAAACCAACGTCCAATATCTATTCAGCATGTTTTACATGTATTAGAAACAGATTAGAGTTTTCTTGTGCTTTTTGCTTTCATATTATTAAACATAGACAAAATTAACTAGGTGTAACGTGTAAGACTCAGCATCAAAATCTATTGAGTTTACTTTTATGTCTTCTTCTTTTGTAAAATAGAAAGTAATACAAATAATGAAAGTGACCTTAACAGATATCCTAAAGTATTGGTTAAGATATCAAATATGAAATTGATTCAAGTTATACCATGTATTAAAATCTAAATTTAATATAAATCTAAATTTAAGAGAAATAAGTGGATTCACCTTCTGTACTTCACCCAAGAAACTTGTCACATCCCTCATTGATATCTTATCTTTTCCTCCCAAAGTTGTGGGGTCTGAACTTTAATAACTGGGAAAGGTCATTGATCAATTACCGGCCTTCATGAATCACAGAGAGACAGAACCTTTGCACCCCGGGAAGGATAGTAAATTAGAATAATGAATTAGAGTCTTAAGACTTAATCATTTAAATCATTTATAATTCTGAAAATTGTGAAGATTCTGAAACTTTCTAAGGCATTTTTCAATTCTTAACAACTtgttcatttttaatattttacacAGTTGACAATTTTCTAATAAAATACTAGTAATAAGATGCATGTTAGTAAACATTCGTTCAAAAGTTGTTTTAATTGGTTTATCTAAACGATATTCACTTTCATCTATCAAAATTACTTTTCAAGAATACATTTTAAGCATATATACTTATCaagttgatttttatttaaagtTATGCTTGCAAAAGTTGAAGTTCTCTAGAATCAATTTTATCGGCATTAATGCAACCACAAACTTAGAGTGTGTTTGGTTTTTGAAaatctcataatcaattttggtagaataaaattaattttggataAAAATACTAGTGCATAATTGATCTCAGCCCGAGAATCAATTCTAGTAGAAGCTAGAGATTGGATCTTTTGCATCAAATACAATCAATTGTGAGATTTTACATTTGAATTTCACAATAATACCAAACAAAACTCATTTTTTCAAaattgtatccaaacataaatcacttcacTTTCAACACATTTTTACTAAATTAATAATCTGTTTTACCAAAACCAATTGTGACACTTgatcaaaaataagaacaaaaaaTTGACGATATGTCACTTTATGTATATACAAATTGGCAATCATGTTCGTACAGTTTTGTATCAAGGTGCAATGCTCTAAAGCAACTAGCAACTATATATATCAGccatatattttatttgtattgcCATAAGCTTAGAATCATGTCAACCATTGAATGATCTTGAAAGTTGTACTACCCGTACCTCAATTATATAAACCTTTTCATCTTCCAAGTACTCTAAGTACTTTTTCTCTAGTTCTCTATATCTCTCTATCTATTTCAAGTTCAGCACCTAGCCAGGAACTATGAAGGGGAAGATAGTGAGAGAGTGTCTTAACAAGTGGAAGAAAATGGGAACTAGAGTGATACCTTGTGCTTCCTTTGATTATTGCTGTCAATGGGCTTTGTGGTCTTCCATGCATGAAAGCTGCTGCAATATCCCTGATGATGTCCCAAAGGGTCACTTGGTTGTCTATGTAGGAGAGAATCACAAGAGATTTGTCATCAAGATTACATTACTCAACCATCCACTCTTCAAGGCCTTGCTGGATCAAGCTAAGGATGAATATGATTTCATTGCTGAAGCAAAACTCTGTATTCCTTGCAATGAACATCTTTTCCTCAGTGTCCTTCGCTGTGCAAGCTATCCGCATAAGTGACAGGGTGTTTGTGTGTAGAGTTTTAGTGTGTTTGGATGCTGGTTAAATACAACGTGAACGGACTTTCAGTTTAGTTCATAAGAATAGCACTGATCACTTTCCTGTCTTGAAGTGCGTATGAAAGTCCGTTCACATTGATGTAAATGCAATCCAAACACAACTTTAATCATTAGGTCATACCCTTCAATTTCTAACAACTATGTTAATATGTAGATTGAGGCATTGAGGCATATTGTATTGTAGCTCCCCAATTTGAATCAATTCAGGAACAGCTTCCGATTATGTTTTCTAGCCTGTCAAAACTTTGATTGAATTGTATATATCTTACCATCAACTTCTCAAATCAAGCAaagttatatataaatatagttTCTAAAATTCTAATATATTTTAATGAAGGCCAGTGAATGTTAGAAGAAAGAAGCATCCACATAATAGATTTGAAAACTCAATAGAAAGGGGTATAAGAAACTTGATGCTggttttttctttccctttatAGCTCTTATCAGGGGAAGATGCAGGATTTGTAAATGGGCAAAAGAAAGTCAAATTTTCAACAAGTTACTCAGTTTAGACCCACTGGGCCATGTTCATGATTCAATACATGGTATGGCACATTTAAAAGATATGGAATACAATACATGGTATGAGGATCAAAATTATACCAGCATAATGTCCAAATCAGCAGAAGTTATATATTAATAGATATTTTCAGTCTCAAACATGTTAGATCAACAGAGATTGTAAATTAGTCGTAATTTTCATTGTTAAACAACTCAGAAGAATGTTCAGTCGAGGGACTGATGAACCGAGACACTGAAAGCAACAACTTTAAGGGGTTGTGAAGGGGAGCAAAATAGGAAGTTGCGTATGACGAGTCTCGGATTTGAACTCCCACTCATTTCTCTGAGATGAAGAAAAATGGAGGTCTTGTTTTAAGTGTCATTTAGGATTGAAGGCTGCTTCTGCCTTAAACGAACCATCTCCTCTTTGAAATTTTATTCACAACAATAAGTGCAAAACAGTGACTGTGCatacatttttcttttgtacttTTGGCTGATATAAAGATATTTACTTaccataaaaaaaatgatatttacttGAAGCATGGAGGTAGCAGAAAACAAACCCATTATCAGATCCAGCAGCAGAAGGTGCTGGCATAAAAGTTATTTTTATTAGCAAGAGCGGAAACCAATTTAGACTAAATTATAATAACTTACTAagattgttttatttaaaatgtaattttaacCATACATAtacttatatattatatataatggACCATTTGCTTCTTTTTAGCAGTGAGTTAGCTAACAAACAGATGTATTTGagtatattaataaatttcaATTCATAACTTGCTATCATTCAAGAGTTGATATTGCAATAACCATGAAGATCAAGTTGCTGACGAAAACACAAAAGTGATttcatattatatttctaacatttaTGGGTGAGCCAATAATCAGTTATAGGCTAGACTCTAATACCATGTTATGAAACAACTATACCAAAAACTAAAGTTATTGAGTGAAGACAGATTAGATTACTGGTTTTGTATCATATTGCAAAGAGAGATTAATATACCAACATGCAAGGGGTGAAAATCCAAATGCAAGTGAAACTAACAGATGAGACAAGAATACTTTGTTATGCCCACATGTAAGGAAAGGTGGGGGCGATACTGGCGAGGAATCTGGTAAGTGCTTCTGGGAAGCAACCGCCTACCATAAATATCATCATTTGTTTCCATAGTGCtagaaaagaaataaagaatTGATTGTACAACAGGCAAATGCGATGGCTAAATAACCACACAGCTTTTGTCTAGCATTGATCCTTACTGAGACAGTGAGAGTGTTAAACTGTCAAGCTTATACAATTCAATATCTGCTATTTTGAAGGAAACAGGAATTGTTTGTTTGTTTCCTTTGCCCCATAGTATGCAAACTTGCAAAGGGTTAAAAAATGGTCCCTTCACCCTCCCTTACAGTGGTCCTATTATCAGTCAGTCAGCTCACGATGCAGAATTGAACAGGGAGGTAACCTAAAGTCATATTAATGGGATTGTTATAAGCAATAGATGAGGGGAACCCTTAAGAGACTTCTATAGCATCTTCCATTTGAGAAATTATTTTCTACTTTCACTCTTAATCATATCATAGAAATTAATTACTATATGTCCTGGGAAACTGGAATCATTTCACAAGCAACAATAATCATATCACAGACAACCAGCAGGGAGACTACCATTCCTTGAATTGCAATCAAGATGCATTTGCACAGTGTTTATACCACTGACCCCCATCACATGACCCCTTTTAAGCTAACAAAACATCTATACATCAAAACTGCATTCTTCAAGGCAGATTACAAGAAAAGCATTAACAATCAAGAAGCCATCAAATGAGCATAAGCATATCAGCCAGCATACAACATCAATTATTAACTCTAACTAGTACTAATAAACAGTCTTGCAGAACTAAACACGGTTTTTCATTAATCAATTTCAACACTGGGAATGCCCCGAGGATATATCCCTAACTTGGTTATGAACACTATTTTTCCTCTCATTCAAACCATGCCAAAGTAACTACTCTATGATGCAAACAAATTCTATAAAATTTCTGCAGGATGATTTTACACATCAGAAAATACAGAGGCTCGCTTATCAAAAGAGGTAACCATGCAAAACAAACATACAGTACTTTAACCTGAATGACCTTCTTGGAGACTTTCCAACAGGGGGAAACAATGCATAACTCAATTATTTTCCCAGTTCTTTGCAGATTAATGTGCTTTTCAGTGTTCTTGTAGATGATGTCCACTGCCACAAATTGTCCATAAAGAATATAATATGACACCAAGTAAACAGAAATGCTAAGTGGCAACTTTTGTTAGCACAACGAAATTCCATGTTGCATGGAGAAAAATCATTACCATTCTTCATTTCTCAAAGCTTGTAATTTCTGACTATCATCACCAACACAGACTGCATGAACTAATTAAATGATTCCATGAACAATATACATATGAAGTATCCTCCTTAATATACACAAGAAGTATATTGGCCTTCAGGTGAAGTACAATCAACACATTGTTGGTGACAAAAACTATATAGAATGGCGGTGATGGCTAACAGGAACTCTAAAAGAGGGGGGACATTAACCTGTGAAGCATTGCTGCTGCTGCTTGTGCATCACAACAAAAAAATCCCGCACGACAAACTGCCTCCAATCACCACCAAGTATCGTATCATCTGTGACCATCAATCAAGCCTTCCAATTCTCTCTGACCAAACCTCCTACCTTGCAGATTAGCATCCCTACACCTAGCCGCAAAGTAGAACACAAGCCAAGTAACCATGAAGTAAACCTCCATGGTCGACTGAAACATCTTGGCAAAAGTTCTCCCGCAAATCCTGCTCAAACCCCATCTCACAAACGACCCGCAAAGCACCGCCTCCAAGCATTTTATCTGTATAGCTTGGTTGAACATGGTCGATATCAAATAACAACcttccttcacaatctccctTCCACTCCTCCTCGAGTCCACTATGGCAACCCAAGCATCCACCGCAAATATAAAAGCCACAAAAGTATCCACTAGAAACCAAGTGAACAAGAACCCTGAAATCTCCTTCTCAAACCCTCGAACCCAAGGCGACATAACCGAGAACGGCATCAACTTCAACCTCACAAACAGCTTGAAAAACGAGTACTGATCCTCAATCTCACCAAAATACCACAACCCCAGAAGCTGAGTCAATGCATCCCTCACAGCCCATCTCATGAGAATAAACCCTGAAAGCCTCTTGAGACCTAATCTTGAACCATCCCAAACCAACCCAGTAACCGAGCTAAACCTCCCTACCAGATCATTCACAACAGCAACGAAAACAACCCCTAGAACCCACGAATACGTCACCAGAAACACAAGAATCACCCATCCATAAGCAGCAGACAAGAAACTCACCAGAAAAAACAGCGCCGCCGCGTCACGATGACCCACCTCCAACCCCTTCACAAAGAATCGCAAGTCCACACCCTTCTCCATTTCTTGCCCATTCCCCAAATCGTTCTTCATCTCCTCCTCCTGGTTTTCTTGCTCCACCTCGTGATTATCGCCGTCGAGTCCCTCAGCTTTAAACGTGGTTCCGGGACGGACAACCCCGGAAACCCTAACACCGTCATCGGCGACGGGATCGGAGAAGCGGAACGGTCCCAACGCGAGGAGAGTTGCGTTGAGAGGTGGTTTAGGGGATGAGCCGAAGAGGGAGCGGCCGTCGTCGTCGTCGCCGGAGAAGAAGTCGTCGTCTAGGGTTCCGACGCGGGTGAGATGAAGAAAGGGGCGGCGGCGGGGGGAGTGAGAAGGTGAGTGGTGGTCGTGAGGGCGGTTGGAGTTTCCGTTTCCGTTTCCGGCGAGGTCGAGGCGGGAGAGGAGGGCGCGAAGAGAGGGATCGCGGTCG
This is a stretch of genomic DNA from Lotus japonicus ecotype B-129 chromosome 1, LjGifu_v1.2. It encodes these proteins:
- the LOC130730339 gene encoding indole-3-acetic acid-induced protein ARG7-like encodes the protein MKGKIVRECLNKWKKMGTRVIPCASFDYCCQWALWSSMHESCCNIPDDVPKGHLVVYVGENHKRFVIKITLLNHPLFKALLDQAKDEYDFIAEAKLCIPCNEHLFLSVLRCASYPHK
- the LOC130730338 gene encoding uncharacterized protein LOC130730338 — its product is MSDDLIPPRLLNLRSTSHLLKEATSSFSSNLLTFLFLSLLILSFRTVVENGTSHVTSFIDRDPSLRALLSRLDLAGNGNGNSNRPHDHHSPSHSPRRRPFLHLTRVGTLDDDFFSGDDDDGRSLFGSSPKPPLNATLLALGPFRFSDPVADDGVRVSGVVRPGTTFKAEGLDGDNHEVEQENQEEEMKNDLGNGQEMEKGVDLRFFVKGLEVGHRDAAALFFLVSFLSAAYGWVILVFLVTYSWVLGVVFVAVVNDLVGRFSSVTGLVWDGSRLGLKRLSGFILMRWAVRDALTQLLGLWYFGEIEDQYSFFKLFVRLKLMPFSVMSPWVRGFEKEISGFLFTWFLVDTFVAFIFAVDAWVAIVDSRRSGREIVKEGCYLISTMFNQAIQIKCLEAVLCGSFVRWGLSRICGRTFAKMFQSTMEVYFMVTWLVFYFAARCRDANLQGRRFGQRELEGLIDGHR